The genomic segment GGGTTCAAGAGGTAGGGTTTCTGGGCCCCGAGGGTGCTCCACATGGGTCAGAGGGCGTGAGGCCTCTGCCAGAGCTGCGGCCTCCCTCCCAACCCCGGGTGTTTCCAGCCAGAGTCGCAGGCACTTCCTCGTTCCCGCGCGCCCCAGGCTCAGCTCGAAACGCCCAGCGCCGGCGCTGCTCAGGTGGGAGGGGGCCAGAGGAGAGATGTCGCAAccgcctcccttcctctttccccgCCTAGGCGCTCAGTCACCTCCCAGATGAGTGCACTCGCAGACGGCTGCGGGGCCGTGGGGAGCCGGGCATGTCCCCTGAGGGCGCGCAGACGGCGGGCACTGAGCCCGCGCGCAGCCTGGAGAGGGCCAACCGCACCCGCTTCCCTTTCTTCTCCGATGTCAAGGGCGACCACCGGCTGGTGCTGAGCGCCGTGGAGACCGTGGTGCTGGCACTCATCTTTGCGGTGTCGCTGCTGGGCAACGTGAGCGCCTTGGTGCTGGTGGCGCGCCGGCGGCGCCGAGGCACCACCGTCAGCCTGGTGCTCAACCTTTTCTGCGCGGACTTGCTCTTCACTAGCACCATCCCTCCTGTGCTGGCGGTGCGTTGGACCGAAGCCTGGCTGCTGGGCCCGGTCGCCTGCCACCTGCTCTTCTACGTGATGACCCTGAGCGGCAGCGTCACCATCCTTACGCTGGCGGCCGTCAGCCTGGAGCGCATGGTGTGCATCGTCCGCCTGCAGCGCGGCGTGCGGGGCCCagggcggcgggcgcgggcggTGTTGCTCGCGCTCATCTGGGGCTACTCGGCGCTCGCCGCGCTGCCCCTCTGCCTCTTCTTCCGCGTGGTCCCTCAGCGGTTCACCGGCGCCGACCAGGTGAGCGTCGGGCTGTGCGCGCTGGGCAGGTGTCTGCGGAGGGCTGGCAGGCGGGATCCGACAGAAAGAGTGACCTGGGATGATTATTAACAAAAACAACGAAGCAATAATACGCCATTTGTTGCGTTTAATCGTCGCCGTGCCCGGTTCTGTGAAGTTTTATCTCTTAAATTTCACTGTGACCCTACGATGTAAATTCCGAAAACGCCCTCCAAAACTTTGTGAGTGGAGTCCCCAAAATGCCTGTAAAGCGCTGGCTATTGAGAGGTtagtgaggaaactggggcttcgCGGCCAGACAGAAGGAACTTTGGGGACCCGGAGTGACTAATCGCATTATTAGTGAATTCTGCTTTTTCGCCGGGTGCTACAGTACCCTTATTATCATAcctatttacagatgaggaagctgaggcacacaGAGAGTAACATGCTCAGGGTATCTCTCCCTTAGTGCGAGGAGGAGCTGAGATCGTGCTCAGCAGATTCAGGACGGGCTGGATAAGGGTCCGGCTTTGAGAACCCGCGGGCATGTGCGTATGCGTGTGGTTTAAGGGCTTTTGAGACCGAGACTCCAGATCCAGTGCTGCCTCTTGGGGGAGTTGTTACTTCCCTTCCCGGACCCTCAATTTTTCCAACTGCAAGACGGAAGGATTAGACTAGACCACGGCAGTTTACCCTGGGAGTTTTGGATAAAGAGTGGCTTCAGAGCCTCCTGGGGCCCAGAAATATTCCCAGGATTCCAAAGGCTGAGCCCCTGAGCTTTGTTCTGGGCAGCGCGCCCAGAGTTGTCATTAGGATCGTAGCGGAGGTCCATGATCTGAAAGAGACTCTGTGGAGGAGGGTTCCTGACATTGGCTCGAGTCGGCTTCAGTCCGGCGGTCGAGAATCGCCGGCTTGGGTCTGTTTCCATCGCTGCCCTGCCGCGCCGCCGCGGGATTTGAGCGCAGAGGTTCACCCGGGACGCCGGACCTGGTTGGCATTGGGTGTTAGGTTCTGTGCGCCTCGCGGGGAAGGCCAGGAAAAGACAGAGGTCTGTGCGTCCCCTCGCTCGGGGGTCTCCCCGAGGCTGGGTTCTCCGCCCCACCTCTTTCCCTACGGAGGGCGCTGGTTTTCCCGCCGGGGGCCAAGGGACACGAAAGCTCAACCCTGACCCTAGAAGGGCGTGTGGGGCGTCCCGAGCAAGCCCGGCAGAAATCACAGTTCCCAGAGAGGCCGGCGCAGTGGCCAGAAGGGCTGGGGggtagggaggaaggggagaaggctCCCAGCTAGGGAGGCAACACAGTCTGGCTGGGGACCCTGCGTGTGTCCTCCAGAGCACGGACCAGAGGTGGGCTTCTTTGGGCGTTTCCCAGACGGGTCTCTCACACACAGGCCTTTTATTGGGGAGTGAAGTCTGCATCCTGTGTGggcagtgggtttttttttttctttctctttttaacacaaatcaaaactagaagTCTCTTTTCTAATAGTTTATTTCTTATGTGGAATATATTGtgaggtgtttgtttgtttttgttttaaggccTTGAATGACTAACAGGCAGAAAGCATGTCAGGCCTGTGGTATTTGATCAAAGAACATGTAAGCCTATAGCCAGGTTCCCTTAAGTGGGGACCAAGAAAGCTGGTATTAGCTGAGCTGGTGGGGCGCCATTGGCATGGGCAGACCAAGGACCCTGGCTTAGTGGGCAGGCCTGTCCTCAGTGCAGATAGACCTAAACTCTCAACGGATCACTTGGTGCTTCTAAAATAAGCAGAAGCCCAGACCTCACCCCAGGCTAATTGGATCAGCTGGGAGCTGGGATTCAGCCATcagtcttcttcttctttttttttttttttaagttattctcTCACTGTTTCTGAATTGTTCACCTAACTTAAAGGATTCAGCCCCTTCctcccatttttttcttacagaaaaatGACATTCAGGGAATTAAATTAGATCAAATACAACTTCTCTTAAGGGTATCTTTTGTTTCCAGATGTGTATCTTTGTCTCTCCCCCCTTTTACAATTGTTTTAGGTACACTCCTACTTAACTGACAAACAACACTAAAAAAATGAGGCTCTTGTTACCTGCCAGCCAAAAGCCCAGACTACAACTGCTTGCTGACATGGACACGGGGTTGTTGGAGTGGGAAGGCCTTCACACAGATGCAGACCTTCAGAGCCTTGCCATTCTGTGTTTTACACCAGGTAGGGCATCTCTGGGTAGTTGGAGACCTGCACAACACTTCCAGAATGACCAGAGTTGTATGCAAGGTGCTTCCATGGAGATCTGTGTTAGGGTGGCCTTCCCTCGGTACCCTCCTTGGGGCTGCACACAAAGACCCCCTTCTTGTTTTATGCAGAAACACTTGCTTGATTTTAAGAGCTTTGGAGAGAGATTTGGCCAAAGCCCCTGGGAGAAAATGGGTCTGTCCAGCATCTCAGAAGTTTGGGGGCTAGGCAAGCTGGCTGCAGGAACCCCGTTGCTTGAAATTAGTAGATATGAGGCGAGGGAGCTTGTAATGAAAAACCAGGACAGTGCTTCCCAGCTCTCCGTCTTCTGTCTTTTCCCCatctgccccccaacccccaacacacacatatatacacctgCCAGTACGCCAACAAACAAAACTCCTGGTTCCTCAAGGGCTGTGACTTGAGCATGTAGGAAatatcttattttatagatgCGCAAACCgggactcatttaaaaaaaaaagagagacagagaaggatcCGGTCTAGACTGAACTGAGACTCACATTTAAAATTAGCAAAAGCTTGTTTTCTCAGTTCTCTACTCCCAGCTTCCTGGCTGTAGATTCTGCCTGCCCCCTCCTACTTGGACACTAAATATGAATGTTTTGGATGGGGGACATTTTCCTGCCCAAAGAGAGAGAACTAACTAAACCCAGGCACGTGCTGGCTCCCTCCCCTTAAGGCACACTGGCCAGGGAAGCCGTGCCTCTCATAGCCTTCTGGTTATCTGAACCTCCCCACATCCCCAAAAGGAACATAATTACCTTTGTCCATTTGGGCAGTGGGTGCCCAGGGGTCCAAGGTGACCAGACTCTCTAAAACTTCTCTGAAGGGAGGATGAAATGATAGACATTCTAGAAAATGCTAGATAATTCGGTATTAGGAGTCAAATattctgagtttgaatcccaTCTCTGCCATTTAGGAGCTGCAAAACAAAGACAAGGGTTTGCATCTCCCTATACCTCACTTTCCGAGTTTGCAAAATGCACACAATAATAATATTGACCTTAAAGGATTATCGTGAGGACCAGGGTTCAGTAACTGTGCCAACACCTGGCACATACACAATTAAACGCTGAAGAATTGCCAGCTATGATTAGTTTCCTTGTCTttggttataaatattttaaacacttttcAAACAGTATGATATGATTCTTCTGACTGctgtaaaataaaaaactgaCATTTTAGGAGGCTGGACCCATCCTAGCAACTTAGACATCCCAGCCAGGTCAGCTCAGCCTGTTCCAATGGGATTCCTGCCTGTGTATGCTGTGGCGCTGGTGGGGTGTGACCCTCATTGGCAAGTGGGGAGGACTGTCCACCCTGGCCAGAATGTGCTGCCCATTTATtctgcaaacatttactgagcacctctccctccagcccccaccacgAGTCACATGATGAAGACAGTGTTCTCTTCAAGGAGTAAGTGTACTGATCACGCAGATTCTGGTCCCAGATCCTGCCACAATTTAGTCCCCATGGTAACCCCACAAGTAgatgttttcaagtttattttctgAAGGAGAAGATGCCTGAAGTCACGCAACAGGCAAAGGATGAACCAGAATTTAGCCTGGATCCGTCTTTTCCTCCTGGTGCCTCTCCCATGAGTTCATGCTTTGAGGAAAGTGCTTGGGCCCACTGCTCTGCCCTGCCCTGATTTCATACCAGGCCATTATGCCGTCATGTCTCTACTGAGTGTGGGCTGTCTGAGAAGACAACTGAGTTTGCTTACCTTTATTATGGTATACTATATAAAAGTCTTTAAGATATAGGAAAGTAAGTTTATCTCTTACATGGatatgttctttcttttctgctgGGAAGCTGATAGGAGAGGCAATATATAGCAAGGATTCCCAGTTCCTTAAAATTACCTTGGAAGTCTTCCATTTTGTTTGAAGAAGTGGGGCAGGAAGAACTATTTACAAAGGGGTCCCTGGGGTTACTCCAGAAAGAATCATTAGAGAAGCTGATAGGAAACAGCTGGAATTTGTTGGCATCTGCGAAGGAGTCaactggtggggagagggatcAGTCCCTGAGCAGCGCCTGCAGGTAGATTTCCCCATTCACAGGGAGTCTTAGGAAAGATGGCTGACATCACAGCTGAGTGTGAAGATGAGAGGCAGTTAGCCAGGCAGGGATGTGGGGGACTGGAGGGACATGACAGGAAGAAGAAGTAGCCCACATGTCAGCAAGAGATGGTACTGACAGGGCTGGCAGGAGCCAGCTGGAGAAGGGCCAGGTACACCCTGTTAGAGCATTTGGACTTACAAGGGGAGAGATGGCCTGGTCTGCAAGGGGGTGGGTCAGTGAGAATGAGATATGTGGTTGGATAGCTTAACAGACAGAATCCAGAAGTTTCCTCTgagtggagagggaggaagaagaaggcACAAAGCCAATACTCAGGTTTCTGGTATCTTGGGGAATGGTGGCTCCGTGCCCAGAATCGGTGATTTCAGGTGGTGGAATCTTTTGGGGTGGGACACTGGAGGCTGGAAGTGCCTGTGAAGCATCCTGTAGAGATGCCCTCAGGGGAGGAGGAACAGTCTGGGGTTCAGGAGGAGACAGAGCTGGAAAGAGTAGACTGCAGCAGCATCTGAAAAAAGGAGCCATGGAAGTGGATGAGATTGTTACGGAGAGATGGAGATTGGGATGGGGGCACAAGTCACCCTCAACCATACTTAACACTGTTGTACCTGGCCTCCCACTGACATCCCTTCTGGTCTGGACACTGAGCTCAGCCTCCCGTTCCCCTGGCTGAAGCCCATCCTCCCAGGCACCGCTGACATGACCCCTGCTGGGTGCAGCTACCTGGTGACTCCACTGGCACCATCACCTATAGCTCTCTGGGCACTTCCGGCTCGCTGCCCTGTATTGAAGTTTCCTGGTGCTTCTCTCCATCCCTGACTGCACTATGCCTCCTTGAGGGCTGGATTGAGACTTGCCGGTCCTCACTGTGGCTTCACAGTGGCTCAGCCACCATCACTGGAGTCACAAGCGTCTGTCGTGGGCTCCACCAGCTCTGTTTCTGTAGCTTAGGAACAAAGCAGGCCCAGCACTTTTGGTTTTCAAATTCCCcttttaaaatcaggaaacatTTCAAATGTGCAGAAACAGTACAGAGAATATTGTAACACTCATGCACCAACCTTCCGAATTTGACTCACCCCTGAACTACAAGTCACAGCCCATGAGAATACCTAGAAGCCAAATGACTTAAGTCAAATAGATTTTCCcacagaaacaaaattataacacCAAGTTAGATCTATGACTGTGGACTTGGtgcctgctttttaatttttaaaaagattttaatgagAATAAACTTGCATTTAACCAGTGATACCATACAAAGCTTTCTAAAGAGCATGCGGTTAGTCATTTAGTCTGCACAAGCTGGCCACACTGTCTCCTAGCTCACATATGGGGGTGCTGGCCAGAGCTCTTCTGTTACTTCCTTACATAGTCCTGCCTGGAGTGAGAGCCACAAATCAAATGGTAAAAGAGCGCCTTCATTAGCGTCACGAAATTTGGAAGGCTTCCTAGGGTGGGTTCATTGTCTTTGTTGAAAAAATAGCCCATTAGGTTTGCTAAGCTCTCATGGTAATCTGTGTTTGATATTTGATCATCATTTctcttaaaagttaatttttactgCCATTTTTCACTCTTATAAAAGTAAGATAGGCACATtatagaaaattaagaaaattcagagaagccaaatggaaaaaaataccttgagtcCCATCTAGAAATAGACGCTGTGAATGCTCTGGAGTGTATCTTTCTAGTCTTTTTCCTATCCCTGTGGTAGAGGGGTGTGTGGGCAGATATCTGTTCAGTCACACTGACACATTTTCTTCAACAATACAGGACTAATACAGGCATATTATTTCAGTATCTATATTTTTGCCTCAGATGCAGAGGGAATACCTTCTTCTATTGTTACACATTCTTCTGCAAAATCTTGTTAAGCCTGGAGGGGGTTGGGTAGACATTTggagcttttttttgttttttaattgaagtatagttgatttacactgtcgtgttagtttctggtgtacagcatagtgattcagttatacacatatgtatatattcattttcattataggttattacacgctattgaatatagttccctttgttATATAGTAGGACCTATTTTGtctatagtagcttgtatctgctaatcccaaattcctaatttatccctcccctgcctttcctgtttggtaaccgtaggtttgttttctatgcctgtgagtctgtttctgttttgtaaataagttcatttgtgtcattttttaaagatatcgTAAATAAGCAAATCATATGATAAGCATATCttaatcatatgatatttgtctctctctgtctgacttacttcatttagtatgataatctctaggtccatccatgttgctgcaaatgacattattttattcttttttgtggctgagtagtattttattatatatattatatgtatatgaatgatGCTATGgatagtgatatatatatacatatcacatcttctttacccagtcatctgccgatgacatttaagttgttctatgtcttgactattgtaaatagtgctgctgggaACATTAGAgcgcatgtgtctttttgaattagagtttggAGA from the Vicugna pacos chromosome 11, VicPac4, whole genome shotgun sequence genome contains:
- the FFAR4 gene encoding free fatty acid receptor 4 is translated as MSPEGAQTAGTEPARSLERANRTRFPFFSDVKGDHRLVLSAVETVVLALIFAVSLLGNVSALVLVARRRRRGTTVSLVLNLFCADLLFTSTIPPVLAVRWTEAWLLGPVACHLLFYVMTLSGSVTILTLAAVSLERMVCIVRLQRGVRGPGRRARAVLLALIWGYSALAALPLCLFFRVVPQRFTGADQEILICTLVWPSIAGEISWDVSFVTLNFLVPGLLIVISYSKILQITKASRKRLTMSLAYSESHQIRVSQQDFRLFRTLFLLMISFFIMWSPIIITILLILIQNFQQNLVIWPSLFFWVVAFTFANSAVNPILYNLSLFRNEWRKIFHCCFFPEKGAMFTDTSVRRNDLSVISS